In the Micromonospora narathiwatensis genome, one interval contains:
- a CDS encoding DEAD/DEAH box helicase family protein translates to MEQNSLLLLRAAVGLAAVHFPLKADACAVLVSSRDVAFLLDGHVDVWPAWRVLSGDDTQRIVRLLRLRRAECADGEWVRRALRRGLDEDELPACRLVTDADDALTVACAPGMPLRDFVDEALRELERRSTVGRGNTPVAGPGRYHTTIRVAAGSGAAQVVDQRYVLPAYPSMAEPAGPVVRTSPPADEILIPAHELIELAGKIDAARGGAGYRARYVTKLCQRLRTADGAVSVNGILELPAGETRLLNAPTGIGKSVIMEVVACWMAAHELVVTIVVPTNADVLKLARAVEQDLEALGVDASATALMSPSSVFEVVQKVVRTRPVWDPDGEWTMDRLGYGCALAAAAETEGSVDGWTAGAEPCTSLQPTGEETATRRACPWRTTCGKFRLARAAVDASVILTSHANFHGGRLHLPVRDEHGLTDRMTVEELVFRRSHLVVIDEIDAFQNNVVSQAARGLVLDRRGSTRTPLHELEAEYVRAAGRINREVESSVRDMVHHSKFLASLYTAALYFGTIGVEGTAGAATGRYWLVPRRWDGALTAQLHDLAEHEPLTPEMVSGFRSLFPGEEPPQADEPAEFAAVREILATVTEVGSGATRLQDSRERLDELLTERIRDDQDRAKAINRLLQRAILDRLRQHLRQFVFDAPHLAAAGVPAAREIAETFGPYSRWRALPNGPLGRLLFAFSHHVDPTGRLPIRLNAAAFGGDPHVYTTTLADITALCRAGTRRAVLGLSATAFFPQAPHHHVHLEPHWWVTDDDPQGVQILPAYVNEQIGDERALLRVSGTEGARRQEALRRLAELLWRTRLEQELRRLADEDPDRRLVLLATTSYDGARAAAEGLVRAGANPRRICLAVRPRDAPDIGDIGDDRPDQAGWRELAADRLEEAPGLGVDVLIAPLARVQRGVNIIGAGDRSALGSIWLLVRPVPIIDEPTELVAHVNAHPLAPDANDDVLRDLERRPADVLDARKQAAGHYFEQIVTSLPYFRTMPREVQLSVTAEIMNGIVQLVGRARRGGTPATIYLADGAMLDPAGGPTFGTLVRRLRDHWEQTGQLPRMRELYGTTLAEFFRYADDEAKLLA, encoded by the coding sequence TTGGAGCAGAACAGCCTGCTGCTGCTCCGCGCGGCGGTGGGGCTAGCCGCGGTGCATTTTCCGCTCAAGGCGGACGCATGCGCGGTACTGGTCTCCAGCCGGGACGTGGCGTTTCTGCTCGACGGGCACGTTGATGTATGGCCTGCCTGGCGCGTCCTGAGCGGGGATGACACGCAGCGGATTGTGCGGTTGCTGCGGCTGCGGCGGGCGGAGTGCGCCGACGGCGAATGGGTGCGCCGGGCACTGCGACGGGGCCTGGACGAGGACGAGCTGCCCGCCTGCCGGCTGGTCACCGATGCGGACGACGCGCTGACCGTGGCGTGCGCGCCGGGGATGCCGCTGCGTGACTTCGTCGATGAGGCGCTGCGCGAGTTGGAGCGGCGTAGCACGGTCGGCCGGGGGAACACCCCGGTGGCTGGCCCCGGCCGATACCACACCACCATTCGGGTCGCAGCCGGTAGTGGCGCGGCGCAGGTGGTGGACCAGCGGTACGTTCTGCCGGCCTACCCCTCTATGGCGGAACCGGCGGGTCCCGTGGTGCGCACCTCCCCGCCGGCAGACGAGATCCTGATTCCCGCGCACGAACTCATCGAGCTAGCTGGCAAGATCGACGCCGCTCGTGGTGGTGCCGGCTACCGCGCCCGCTACGTGACGAAGCTGTGCCAGCGGCTCCGGACCGCCGACGGAGCGGTATCAGTCAACGGAATCCTCGAACTGCCCGCCGGCGAGACCCGGTTGCTAAACGCGCCGACCGGCATTGGCAAGAGCGTGATTATGGAAGTGGTCGCCTGCTGGATGGCCGCCCACGAGCTGGTCGTCACCATCGTGGTGCCGACCAATGCCGACGTTCTCAAGCTCGCCCGAGCCGTAGAACAGGACCTTGAGGCACTGGGCGTGGATGCCTCGGCTACCGCTTTGATGTCACCGTCGTCGGTGTTCGAGGTCGTCCAGAAGGTGGTTCGCACGCGGCCAGTCTGGGACCCTGACGGCGAGTGGACGATGGACCGGCTCGGCTACGGGTGCGCGCTGGCCGCGGCTGCAGAGACCGAAGGATCAGTCGACGGCTGGACGGCCGGGGCGGAGCCGTGCACCAGCCTGCAGCCAACTGGTGAGGAGACAGCGACCCGTCGGGCCTGTCCGTGGCGGACGACGTGCGGGAAGTTCCGCCTCGCCCGCGCCGCGGTTGACGCCTCGGTAATCCTGACCAGTCACGCCAACTTCCATGGTGGCCGGCTGCACCTTCCAGTCCGTGATGAGCATGGGCTTACCGATCGAATGACGGTCGAGGAGTTGGTGTTCCGCCGCAGCCACCTGGTCGTGATAGACGAGATTGACGCCTTTCAAAACAACGTGGTGTCACAGGCCGCCCGCGGGCTGGTCCTGGACCGTCGCGGCAGCACCCGTACCCCGTTGCATGAGCTGGAGGCCGAGTACGTGCGGGCGGCCGGCCGGATCAACCGGGAGGTCGAGTCCAGCGTCCGGGACATGGTGCACCACTCGAAGTTCCTGGCCTCGCTGTACACCGCCGCGTTGTACTTCGGCACCATCGGCGTCGAGGGCACCGCGGGAGCGGCGACCGGCCGGTACTGGCTGGTGCCCCGCCGCTGGGACGGCGCCCTTACCGCACAGCTGCACGACCTCGCCGAGCACGAGCCGCTGACACCGGAAATGGTCAGCGGGTTCAGGTCGCTGTTCCCAGGTGAGGAGCCCCCGCAGGCGGACGAGCCCGCCGAGTTCGCTGCGGTGCGGGAAATCCTGGCCACCGTGACCGAGGTCGGCAGTGGCGCGACTAGGCTGCAGGACAGCCGCGAACGCCTCGACGAGCTCCTGACCGAGCGCATTCGCGACGATCAAGATAGAGCAAAAGCTATCAATCGGCTGCTGCAACGGGCCATCTTGGACCGGCTGCGCCAGCACCTACGCCAGTTCGTCTTCGACGCCCCGCACCTGGCCGCCGCTGGCGTCCCAGCCGCCCGGGAGATCGCCGAGACGTTCGGCCCTTACAGCCGGTGGCGAGCGCTGCCCAACGGGCCGCTCGGCCGGCTGCTGTTCGCGTTCAGCCATCATGTCGACCCGACCGGGCGCCTGCCCATCCGGCTTAACGCGGCCGCGTTCGGCGGAGATCCGCACGTTTACACCACCACCCTCGCCGACATCACCGCGCTGTGCCGAGCTGGGACACGCCGGGCAGTGCTGGGACTGTCGGCCACGGCGTTCTTCCCGCAGGCGCCGCACCACCACGTCCACCTCGAACCGCACTGGTGGGTCACCGACGACGATCCGCAAGGTGTCCAGATTCTGCCCGCCTACGTCAACGAGCAGATCGGCGACGAGCGCGCGCTGCTGCGGGTGTCGGGCACCGAGGGGGCGCGGCGGCAGGAGGCACTGCGCCGCCTCGCCGAACTGCTGTGGCGCACCCGCCTGGAGCAGGAACTGCGACGCCTCGCGGATGAGGACCCGGACCGGCGCCTGGTGCTGCTGGCCACCACCTCCTACGACGGGGCGCGGGCGGCCGCGGAAGGTCTGGTCAGGGCCGGTGCCAACCCCCGCCGCATCTGCCTTGCGGTCCGCCCTCGAGACGCACCGGACATCGGCGATATCGGCGACGATCGGCCCGATCAGGCCGGCTGGCGGGAATTGGCCGCCGACCGGCTCGAAGAGGCTCCCGGCCTGGGCGTGGACGTCCTCATCGCCCCGCTGGCCCGGGTCCAACGCGGCGTCAACATCATCGGCGCCGGCGACCGGTCCGCGCTGGGCTCGATTTGGCTGCTGGTACGCCCGGTGCCGATCATCGACGAGCCCACCGAGCTCGTCGCCCACGTCAACGCCCACCCGCTCGCCCCAGATGCCAACGACGATGTACTGCGCGACCTGGAGCGCCGGCCCGCGGACGTCCTCGACGCCCGCAAGCAGGCCGCCGGCCACTACTTCGAACAGATCGTGACCAGCTTGCCCTACTTCCGTACCATGCCCCGTGAGGTCCAGCTCTCCGTCACTGCGGAGATCATGAACGGCATCGTGCAACTCGTCGGACGCGCCCGGCGCGGCGGCACGCCAGCCACGATCTACCTCGCCGACGGCGCCATGCTGGACCCCGCCGGCGGGCCGACGTTCGGCACGCTCGTCCGCAGGCTACGCGACCACTGGGAGCAGACCGGCCAGCTGCCCCGAATGCGGGAGCTATACGGCACCACGCTGGCCGAGTTCTTCCGCTACGCCGACGACGAAGCCAAGCTCCTCGCCTGA
- a CDS encoding RNaseH domain-containing protein: MLATLGYRIPAEHVTDLLGQVTAYPWGDDFAGAWQRLPRTPRRGGAPATPPYRQLLTGLAAVHGQPVRIIDDWQLSDDDRAAGIKGMILTSDPIDPFRLTMCLRTFERQLRKGEDLNTLAPALPSADTTRAFRDHITVAESGTATAPGWLFDSATWAIMARVGSRKLALDDNGPYLALRMDTDGSLLAWDELVSNQWGADYTGYAMLRVTARIITLPRVPDLAVVFDAHLSRINNQWRGSKNAWIERDKPELPVLRVPVKNVPPKTDGGRWTTEVANHAAAIAQACGMERLDLDQDLPPRPGRTRPLVPGPRVHPVGKGPGARLMLRLAEHIARTCPHLEPLEWAKDKHTKVKTPRRQVLTDPKDKGTETTLLVTPDIITGAVAAAGSHRLRLLCLYATSAARHRMVKQLAAIASATATALDDQAVDVHPGLVVSFHRVPELLEHGNRDRVALASDIEVIAKQETGAVVAWVETEYDPKTGKATDDAKNPVRRLLSRLDITAQFLATPPPPTTTTAPRRQPVKATTATTAKADHPAMAAAADLLLRTTGVLHPDLARDILRDFLDGTGHSSVHLVGLHSRLQHSAVDGTAPKLVITATAIHAHQDPHRFWQVRMWSDTANRWVPQPAGIAHFHAGPIGSAQHGRRGAKAVQTRLHVESILDALPAGPVVIMVDAAALRSIYPGLQNHQFAVGALPAVSLTAQRDVAIVRCNTSREVPRPVHRHGGHQPGDPRQPAAPDRYVYQLASSNVWLFPKSSRIYRAKGGSIGARYAPWTLPDNLRHLLKDDWHAYTGTEIAVPQAGIWSERALVLLTARLCDHTITWDDRTLAPMPLHLAIRADLTHPDYRTDDEEANA; the protein is encoded by the coding sequence ATGCTCGCCACCCTGGGATACCGCATCCCGGCTGAGCACGTCACCGATCTTCTCGGACAGGTCACCGCCTATCCGTGGGGCGACGACTTCGCCGGTGCCTGGCAGCGCCTGCCCCGCACGCCGCGCCGGGGCGGCGCACCCGCCACCCCGCCATACCGGCAACTGCTCACCGGGCTGGCCGCCGTCCACGGCCAGCCGGTACGCATCATCGACGACTGGCAGCTATCCGACGATGACCGCGCCGCCGGTATCAAAGGCATGATCCTCACCAGCGATCCGATCGATCCCTTCCGCCTAACCATGTGCCTGCGCACTTTCGAGCGGCAGCTCCGCAAGGGCGAGGACCTCAACACCCTCGCCCCGGCGCTGCCGTCGGCCGACACCACCCGGGCATTCCGCGACCACATCACCGTCGCCGAGTCCGGCACCGCCACCGCCCCCGGCTGGCTCTTCGACTCCGCCACTTGGGCGATCATGGCCCGGGTCGGCTCACGGAAGCTGGCCCTGGACGACAACGGACCCTACCTCGCGCTCCGCATGGACACCGACGGGTCACTGCTGGCCTGGGATGAACTGGTCAGCAACCAATGGGGTGCCGACTACACGGGCTACGCCATGCTGCGCGTCACCGCCCGCATCATCACGCTACCCCGAGTACCGGACCTCGCCGTTGTCTTCGACGCCCACCTATCCAGGATCAACAACCAGTGGCGCGGATCCAAGAACGCCTGGATCGAGCGCGACAAGCCGGAACTGCCAGTCCTGCGGGTACCTGTCAAGAACGTGCCCCCCAAGACGGATGGTGGCCGGTGGACCACAGAAGTCGCCAACCACGCCGCCGCGATCGCGCAGGCGTGCGGAATGGAGCGACTCGACCTCGACCAAGACCTCCCACCACGGCCCGGGCGCACCCGGCCACTGGTCCCCGGACCGCGAGTCCACCCCGTCGGCAAAGGCCCCGGAGCCCGACTCATGCTGCGTCTGGCTGAACACATTGCCAGGACCTGCCCCCACCTCGAACCGCTAGAGTGGGCCAAGGACAAACACACCAAGGTCAAAACGCCCCGGCGGCAGGTCCTCACCGACCCCAAGGACAAGGGCACCGAGACCACCCTGCTGGTAACACCCGACATCATCACCGGCGCTGTCGCGGCTGCCGGATCCCACCGGCTCCGCCTGCTGTGCCTGTACGCGACGTCCGCAGCCCGTCATCGCATGGTCAAGCAACTGGCCGCCATCGCTTCCGCGACCGCAACAGCCCTCGACGATCAAGCCGTCGACGTGCATCCCGGCCTCGTCGTATCCTTTCATCGCGTCCCCGAACTGCTCGAACATGGCAACCGCGACCGTGTCGCACTGGCCAGCGACATCGAGGTGATCGCCAAACAGGAGACCGGCGCCGTCGTGGCATGGGTCGAGACTGAGTACGACCCGAAGACCGGCAAGGCCACCGACGACGCCAAGAACCCGGTACGCCGTCTCCTGTCCCGCCTCGACATCACCGCCCAGTTCCTCGCCACACCCCCACCACCAACCACCACTACGGCGCCCCGGCGCCAGCCCGTCAAGGCCACGACTGCGACCACCGCCAAGGCCGACCATCCCGCGATGGCGGCAGCAGCGGACCTGCTGCTGCGTACCACCGGCGTTCTGCACCCGGACCTGGCCCGCGATATTCTCCGGGACTTCCTTGATGGCACAGGCCATTCGTCAGTACACCTGGTCGGGCTGCACTCTCGCCTGCAGCACTCCGCCGTCGACGGCACGGCACCGAAGCTCGTGATCACCGCAACTGCCATCCACGCCCACCAGGACCCACACCGGTTCTGGCAGGTACGCATGTGGAGCGACACCGCCAACCGCTGGGTACCGCAACCTGCCGGCATCGCGCATTTCCACGCCGGACCGATCGGCTCGGCCCAGCACGGCCGCCGCGGCGCCAAGGCCGTCCAGACCCGTCTCCACGTCGAGTCGATCCTCGATGCGCTACCTGCCGGCCCTGTAGTCATCATGGTCGACGCGGCGGCCTTGCGGTCCATCTATCCCGGCCTGCAGAACCACCAGTTCGCCGTCGGCGCGCTGCCTGCGGTCAGCCTTACCGCTCAGCGTGACGTCGCCATCGTCCGCTGCAACACGAGCCGTGAGGTGCCTCGGCCGGTCCACCGCCACGGCGGCCACCAGCCCGGTGACCCCCGCCAGCCAGCCGCCCCGGACCGATACGTGTATCAGCTGGCCAGCAGCAACGTCTGGCTATTTCCCAAATCGTCGCGGATTTACCGCGCCAAAGGCGGCAGCATCGGAGCCCGCTACGCCCCGTGGACTCTTCCCGACAACCTCAGGCACCTGCTCAAGGATGACTGGCACGCCTACACCGGCACCGAGATCGCCGTCCCGCAGGCCGGCATCTGGAGCGAACGCGCCCTCGTCCTGCTCACCGCCCGCCTGTGCGACCACACCATCACCTGGGACGACCGCACCCTTGCACCCATGCCGCTGCACCTGGCCATCCGCGCCGACCTAACACACCCCGACTACAGGACCGACGACGAGGAAGCCAACGCATAA